One genomic window of Salvelinus alpinus chromosome 17, SLU_Salpinus.1, whole genome shotgun sequence includes the following:
- the LOC139542404 gene encoding probable nuclear hormone receptor HR38 has protein sequence MNNVPPHGAQPYENSLYNSESLSLDLTSRLAMDVSSHADQLSAPSLTSINSLVGTYAGEFNACQIATAPTTASDPEPLFKMDDFQVYGCYPGTLALSYFDEALSSGGSDFFGSPVSAQSPCTPGFQTQPASVWDSAFGPYSPNPGSWVADKTALTQPSSFFTFCPGSVEDLSPLGQPQPQLAEQDPFSLGQQHPFPLSFSPLTQDPGTLDVSGLIEGRMSAKPHSPTENEGLCAVCGDNASCQHYGVRTCEGCKGFFKRTVQKKSKYVCLANKDCPVDKRRRNRCQFCRFQKCLAVGMVKEVVRTDSLKGRRGRLPSKPKAVQCLSSAVSRVDIIASLVREYIESNSGVGKLDYSKYQETVASLSEKEDTCAIKQFYNLLTESMDVIRKWAESIPGFTSFCSEDQELLLESAFLELFILRLAYRSNPETDKLIFCNGMVLHRMQCIRGFGDWIDSIMNFSQSLHRMNLDVSSFSCLTTLVIITDRHGLKDPKRVEEFQSQLITCLRDHVSSCAPDTTGPNYLSRLLGKLPELRTLCTQGLQRIFYLKLEDLVPPPPIVDRMTMDVLPL, from the exons ATGAATAATGTCCCCCCACATGGAGCTCAGCCTTATGAGAACAGCCTCTACAACTCAGAATCTCTGAGCCTGGACCTTACCTCCAGGTTAGCTATGGATGTGAGTAGTCATGCGGACCAGCTCTCTGCCCCTTCCCTGACTAGCATCAACTCCCTGGTGGGCACTTACGCTGGTGAGTTTAATGCCTGTCAGATTGCCACAGCTCCTACCACCGCCTCGGACCCTGAGCCGCTCTTCAAAATGGATGACTTCCAGGTTTACGGCTGCTACCCTGGCACCTTGGCCCTGAGCTACTTCGACGAAGCCCTGTCTTCTGGTGGCTCTGACTTTTTCGGCAGCCCTGTGTCAGCCCAGTCTCCCTGTACTCCAGGTTTCCAGACCCAGCCTGCGTCAGTTTGGGACTCGGCCTTCGGTCCATACTCTCCCAACCCGGGTAGCTGGGTGGCTGATAAGACTGCATTAACACAGCCATCCTCTTTCTTCACCTTCTGTCCCGGCTCAGTGGAGGATCTGTCTCCTCTGGGCCAGCCACAGCCCCAGCTGGCTGAGCAAGACCCCTTCTCTCTGGGCCAGCAGCACCCCTTCCCCCTGTCCTTCTCCCCTCTAACCCAGGATCCAGGCACCCTAGATGTCTCAGGCCTCATTGAAGGGAGAATGTCTGCGAAACCGCACAGCCCTACTGAAAACGAGGGTCTCTGTGCTGTTTGTGGGGACAACGCCTCCTGCCAGCACTATGGGGTTCGCACATGTGAGGGCTGCAAAGGTTTTTTCAAG CGTACTGTACAGAAAAAATCTAAATACGTGTGCCTTGCCAACAAGGACTGTCCAGTTGACAAGCGGCGACGGAACCGCTGTCAATTCTGTCGTTTCCAGAAGTGCCTGGCAGTAGGCATGGTGAAAGAAG tTGTGAGAACAGATAGCTTAAAAGGTCGAAGAGGTCGTCTGCCCTCCAAGCCAAAAGCAGTCCAGTGCCTATCGTCTGCTGTGTCTCGAGTCGACATCATTGCCTCTCTTGTGAGAGAATATATTGAATCAAActctggtgttgggaaactggaCTACTCCAAG TACCAGGAGACTGTGGCCAGTCTGTCAGAGAAAGAGGACACTTGTGCCATCAAACAGTTCTACAACCTCCTCACGGAGTCCATGGACGTGATCAGAAAGTGGGCTGAGAGCATCCCTGGGTTCACCTCCTTCTGCTCCGAGGACCAGGAGCTGCTACTAGAGTCAGCCTTCTTAGAACTGTTCATCTTGCGACTAGCATACAG GTCCAACCCTGAGACGGACAAGCTGATCTTCTGCAATGGCATGGTTCTTCACCGGATGCAGTGTATACGGGGCTTCGGTGACTGGATAGACTCCATCATGAACTTCTCCCAGAGCCTGCACCGCATGAACCTGGATGTGTCATCCTTCTCCTGCCTCACAACTCTGGTCATAATCACTG ACCGCCACGGCCTGAAGGATCCAAAGCGGGTGGAGGAGTTCCAGAGCCAGCTAATCACCTGTCTCAGAGATCACGTCTCCAGCTGCGCCCCCGACACCACTGGGCCCAACTACCTCTCCCGCCTTCTGGGAAAACTGCCCGAGCTACGGACTCTCTGCACCCAGGGCCTGCAACGCATCTTCTATCTCAAGCTTGAGGACTTGGTCCCACCACCCCCCATAGTTGACAGAATGACCATGGATGTTCTGCCTTTATGA